A section of the Halobacterium hubeiense genome encodes:
- a CDS encoding heavy metal translocating P-type ATPase, with protein sequence MTPPPEGGGHDHEHDHDHDTNKQETENVTTASSSHDDVAQFSVPEMDCPSCAGKVENSVQKLDGVETIDPQVTTGTLSVSYEGDQTSPDEIAERVEKAGYTVEDRAERTASFAVPDMDCASCAGKVENALDDVSGIRSYETRPTTGEVVATYDDATTSSEVVAAIEGAGYDVTDSPADETDAAASATEERESVWRSSRAIKTWISGGFVALGLLFEFFLTSQNVLVAELVGRELLAADILFLVAVGVAGQIIFRNGYYSALNRNLDIDLLMSIAISGAIIASLVFGEALYFEAATLAFLFSIAELLERYSMDRARNSLQELMDLSPDEATVKRDGEEVTVPVDDVTVGDIVVVRPGEKIPMDGEVLDGESAVNQAPITGESVPVDKTPGDEVYAGTINEQGYLEIEVTSEAGDNTLSRIVQMVEDAQSNKTEREQFVNRFSSYYTPIVVGFAVMVAGIPPLVLGASWPTFIVYGLTLLVLACPCAFVISTPVSVVSGITSAAKNGVLIKGGNHLEAMGAVEAIAMDKTGTITKGELTVTDVIPLNDKSKDDVLRCARGLESRSEHPIGDAIIEYAKDSDIGAPTVDDFESITGKGVEASLDGEKHYAGKPGFFADLGFDLEHVHATTDGGVVTTKSRQMCERNDCLDLLEGTVPDLQSEGKTVVLVGTEDEIEGVIAVADEIRPGAKQAIQQLHDLGVEQIVMLTGDNERTARAIAEQVGVDEYRAELLPDQKVSAIKELDEQHDGVAMIGDGVNDAPALATATVGIAMGAAGTDTALETADIALMSDDLSKLPYLYELSHDANSVIQQNIWTSLGAKAVLALGVPFGFVPIWMAVLVGDAGMTLGVTGNAMRLSRITPAGIDTDEVAP encoded by the coding sequence ATGACTCCACCACCAGAAGGCGGTGGGCATGACCACGAGCACGACCATGACCATGATACCAATAAACAAGAAACTGAGAACGTAACCACGGCCTCATCGAGTCACGACGACGTCGCCCAGTTCTCTGTGCCCGAAATGGACTGTCCGTCCTGCGCAGGGAAGGTCGAAAACAGTGTGCAGAAACTCGACGGCGTCGAAACTATCGACCCACAGGTGACGACAGGGACGCTCTCCGTCTCCTACGAGGGAGACCAGACCTCCCCGGACGAGATTGCAGAACGCGTCGAGAAAGCCGGATACACCGTCGAAGATCGAGCCGAGAGGACAGCATCGTTCGCCGTCCCAGACATGGACTGTGCGTCCTGTGCGGGGAAAGTCGAAAACGCACTGGACGACGTCTCGGGCATCAGAAGCTACGAAACGCGACCCACGACTGGGGAGGTCGTCGCGACGTACGACGATGCGACGACGTCGTCGGAGGTCGTCGCTGCGATCGAAGGTGCAGGCTACGATGTGACAGACTCCCCAGCGGACGAAACGGACGCTGCCGCAAGCGCTACCGAGGAGCGCGAGAGTGTCTGGCGGAGTTCGCGCGCTATCAAGACGTGGATCAGCGGCGGGTTCGTCGCACTCGGCCTACTCTTCGAGTTCTTCCTCACGAGCCAGAACGTCCTCGTGGCCGAGCTCGTCGGCCGCGAATTACTCGCTGCTGATATCCTCTTCCTCGTCGCAGTCGGGGTTGCTGGCCAAATCATCTTCCGGAACGGCTACTACTCCGCGCTGAATCGCAACCTCGACATCGACCTGTTGATGAGCATCGCCATCAGTGGCGCGATTATCGCCAGCCTCGTCTTCGGAGAAGCGCTATACTTCGAGGCCGCCACGCTCGCGTTCCTGTTCAGCATCGCCGAGCTCCTCGAGCGCTACTCGATGGACCGGGCGCGGAACTCACTCCAGGAGCTGATGGACCTCTCGCCGGACGAGGCGACGGTCAAACGCGACGGCGAAGAGGTGACCGTTCCCGTCGACGACGTGACCGTCGGCGACATCGTCGTCGTGCGGCCGGGCGAGAAAATCCCCATGGATGGCGAGGTCCTCGACGGTGAGAGTGCCGTCAATCAGGCCCCGATCACCGGCGAGAGCGTCCCCGTGGACAAGACACCGGGTGACGAGGTGTACGCCGGCACAATCAACGAGCAAGGCTACCTCGAAATCGAGGTCACCTCCGAAGCGGGCGACAACACGCTCTCGCGCATCGTCCAGATGGTGGAAGACGCCCAGTCCAACAAGACCGAGCGCGAGCAGTTCGTCAACCGCTTCTCCTCGTACTACACGCCGATCGTCGTCGGCTTCGCAGTCATGGTAGCGGGAATCCCGCCGCTGGTGCTCGGAGCGTCGTGGCCGACGTTCATCGTCTACGGGCTCACGCTACTCGTCCTCGCCTGCCCGTGTGCGTTCGTCATCTCGACGCCGGTGTCCGTGGTGTCGGGAATCACCAGCGCCGCGAAGAACGGCGTCCTCATCAAGGGCGGCAACCACCTCGAAGCGATGGGGGCGGTCGAGGCTATCGCGATGGACAAGACCGGCACAATCACCAAGGGCGAACTCACGGTCACGGACGTCATCCCGCTGAACGACAAAAGCAAGGACGACGTTCTCCGGTGTGCACGCGGGCTGGAATCACGGTCCGAACACCCTATCGGCGACGCAATCATCGAATACGCAAAGGACAGCGATATTGGGGCGCCGACCGTCGATGACTTCGAGAGTATCACCGGGAAAGGCGTCGAGGCCTCTCTCGACGGCGAGAAACACTACGCCGGGAAGCCGGGATTCTTCGCGGACCTTGGGTTCGACCTCGAACATGTCCACGCGACGACCGACGGCGGGGTCGTCACGACGAAGAGCCGGCAGATGTGCGAACGCAACGACTGCCTCGACCTCCTCGAGGGAACGGTTCCCGACCTCCAGTCCGAGGGGAAGACTGTCGTCCTCGTCGGTACGGAGGACGAGATCGAGGGTGTGATCGCCGTGGCCGACGAGATTCGGCCCGGGGCGAAGCAGGCGATCCAGCAGCTCCACGACCTCGGCGTCGAACAGATTGTCATGCTTACGGGTGACAACGAGCGGACCGCCCGAGCGATTGCCGAGCAGGTCGGCGTTGACGAGTATCGCGCCGAACTCCTGCCGGACCAGAAGGTGTCAGCAATCAAGGAACTCGACGAACAGCACGACGGGGTCGCGATGATCGGTGACGGCGTCAACGACGCACCCGCGCTCGCGACTGCGACTGTGGGAATCGCGATGGGCGCCGCTGGGACAGATACCGCCCTCGAAACCGCCGACATCGCACTGATGAGTGACGATCTGTCGAAGCTGCCGTATCTCTACGAACTCTCGCACGACGCGAACAGCGTCATCCAGCAGAACATCTGGACGAGTCTAGGTGCGAAGGCCGTACTCGCACTCGGCGTGCCGTTCGGATTCGTCCCGATTTGGATGGCTGTCCTCGTTGGCGACGCCGGCATGACGCTCGGCGTCACCGGAAACGCCATGCGGCTCTCCCGCATCACGCCAGCTGGGATAGATACTGACGAGGTGGCCCCATGA
- a CDS encoding DUF7521 family protein, whose protein sequence is MNEIMAAIVAVKALILGLGGGITYIAHRAYHRTGDPSLGLLRVGFGIVTFGALFTGAINMFYSVSLPLGVLVNSTFVAAGLAVILYSLYVQD, encoded by the coding sequence ATGAATGAGATCATGGCTGCGATTGTCGCTGTGAAAGCCCTCATACTGGGGCTTGGCGGGGGAATTACGTATATCGCGCACAGAGCGTATCATCGGACGGGCGACCCCTCACTCGGACTGCTGCGGGTTGGCTTCGGGATTGTGACGTTCGGTGCATTGTTCACTGGTGCTATCAATATGTTCTATTCCGTATCGCTCCCTCTCGGCGTCCTCGTTAACAGCACCTTCGTGGCCGCTGGTCTCGCGGTGATTCTGTATTCGCTGTATGTACAAGACTGA
- a CDS encoding IS1595 family transposase, producing MMPIKTFVSERRAANLLAQIRWRDGVYCPRCRDESVIRYGSYRVFQRYLCKDCDRTFNDQTGTVFEHSAVALRKWFLAVYTYIRMNTSVRQLDAEIDVSYKTVYRRVQRFLRALDAPRPHLKGPVEIDEFYVKAGLKGRERDQPSRSRGLSTRGRGTYAEDKLPVFVLADRGTGERHVIPAKAATESRIRLLLAARQQESLTVYTDGFRAYDPLDEDDAFTRQYVVHGDGEYVDGAVHVNTCESHASLARRWLSPHRGISKDRLTPYLRAFQLRREVFRKPGKEALKTTLETAL from the coding sequence ATGATGCCAATCAAGACGTTCGTCTCGGAGCGTCGCGCCGCGAATCTGCTGGCACAGATTCGCTGGCGTGACGGCGTCTATTGCCCGCGCTGCCGTGACGAATCTGTGATTCGGTACGGCAGCTATCGCGTGTTTCAACGGTATCTGTGTAAGGATTGCGACCGGACGTTCAACGATCAAACTGGCACCGTCTTCGAACACTCGGCGGTCGCACTCAGAAAATGGTTTCTCGCCGTCTACACCTACATCCGCATGAACACGAGCGTCAGGCAGCTAGACGCAGAGATCGACGTTTCCTACAAGACGGTCTACCGGCGCGTCCAGCGCTTCTTGCGAGCGCTGGACGCGCCTCGACCACACCTCAAAGGCCCCGTTGAGATCGACGAATTCTACGTGAAAGCGGGTCTCAAGGGCCGCGAGCGCGACCAACCGTCGCGCTCGCGTGGCCTGTCCACGCGCGGGCGTGGAACATACGCTGAGGACAAGCTCCCTGTGTTTGTTCTCGCAGATCGTGGCACCGGTGAACGGCACGTGATCCCAGCGAAAGCCGCAACCGAATCACGGATTCGACTCCTCCTGGCTGCCCGCCAGCAGGAGTCGTTAACCGTCTACACAGACGGGTTTCGGGCGTACGACCCACTTGACGAGGACGACGCATTCACCCGTCAATACGTCGTCCACGGTGACGGCGAGTACGTCGATGGAGCCGTTCACGTGAACACCTGCGAGAGCCACGCGTCGCTGGCGCGACGGTGGCTCTCGCCGCATCGAGGCATCTCGAAAGACAGACTCACACCGTATCTCCGAGCGTTTCAGCTCCGCCGTGAAGTATTCCGAAAACCGGGGAAAGAAGCGCTCAAAACCACCCTCGAAACTGCGCTATGA
- a CDS encoding helicase HerA domain-containing protein — translation MSHKAEPRSQSTSSKDTIEINDAGDSLPVVEVLTGRGVVLGKSGSGKSNSASVVIEELLNDGYPVLIVDVDGEYFGLKEEYELLHLGADEECDLAVGPEHAEKIAELTLEQNIPVILDVSGYLHEEEQRELIKEVGRHLFAKEKKLKKPFLMLVEEVHEYIPESGLDDVGRMLIKIAKRGRKHGLGLCGISQRPADVKKDFITQCDWHIWHRLTWDNDTNVVRRVLGSEYADAVQDLDDGEAFLHTDWDDQIHRVQFRRKHTFDAGATPGLEEIERPDLKSVSEDIVSELETISERQQAEANEIERLRSQLEERKEKIDDLEGELEKARDVSELAERFTDALAQSDSSSTSTQNIEETVEEIRKEKNEEIRSLRQENQQLREENKELRSRVEELEEAANQAERLESLNENIDEVAEAYTRMGEALGLEPQQEEADRLRQRIESLQETVGELREKEDTDSKLDTEAEITAYREFLEDEAVQDAINAAKTDASSPRYVEGVITAIMAENQPVTYDEVADELDINSTGHVASAVNALYERDIVTKSKDGRVNKVDLNINELNEIRATAQRRATSQELMSSI, via the coding sequence ATGTCCCACAAGGCCGAACCCCGGAGCCAATCCACAAGCTCCAAAGATACTATCGAAATCAACGACGCCGGTGATTCCCTCCCAGTCGTAGAAGTACTGACCGGTAGAGGAGTAGTTCTAGGGAAATCAGGCAGCGGGAAGAGCAACAGCGCAAGCGTCGTTATAGAAGAACTGCTCAACGATGGATACCCTGTTCTCATTGTTGACGTTGATGGAGAATACTTCGGACTAAAGGAAGAGTACGAACTGCTTCATCTGGGCGCGGACGAAGAATGTGACCTAGCTGTCGGACCAGAACATGCTGAGAAAATCGCTGAACTAACTCTTGAGCAAAATATCCCGGTCATCCTCGATGTCTCTGGCTACCTCCATGAAGAGGAACAGAGGGAACTAATCAAGGAAGTGGGTCGACACCTTTTCGCCAAAGAAAAAAAGCTGAAGAAACCCTTCCTGATGCTTGTTGAGGAGGTCCACGAGTACATCCCCGAATCCGGACTGGATGACGTAGGCCGGATGCTAATCAAAATCGCAAAACGTGGACGAAAACACGGTCTCGGACTCTGCGGAATTTCTCAACGCCCTGCTGACGTCAAGAAGGATTTTATCACTCAGTGCGATTGGCATATTTGGCACCGCCTCACCTGGGATAACGATACCAATGTTGTCCGCAGGGTTCTTGGCTCTGAATACGCAGACGCTGTCCAAGACCTGGATGACGGTGAAGCATTTCTACACACTGATTGGGACGACCAGATTCACCGAGTCCAGTTCCGTCGGAAACACACTTTTGACGCAGGCGCAACTCCAGGGCTCGAAGAGATCGAACGACCTGACCTGAAATCCGTTAGCGAGGACATAGTTTCCGAACTTGAAACAATTTCTGAACGCCAACAGGCTGAGGCGAATGAAATTGAACGACTTCGTTCACAGCTCGAAGAACGGAAAGAGAAGATCGACGATCTTGAGGGAGAATTAGAGAAGGCCCGTGATGTGAGTGAGTTAGCGGAACGGTTTACTGATGCTCTCGCACAAAGCGACTCCAGCAGCACTTCCACTCAGAATATTGAAGAAACGGTTGAAGAGATTCGGAAGGAGAAGAACGAAGAGATTCGGTCGCTTCGACAAGAAAACCAACAGCTACGAGAAGAGAACAAGGAGCTGCGTAGCAGAGTCGAAGAGTTAGAGGAAGCAGCGAACCAGGCAGAACGCTTGGAGAGTCTTAACGAGAATATCGACGAGGTGGCAGAGGCTTATACCCGTATGGGGGAGGCACTAGGCCTTGAACCGCAACAAGAAGAAGCGGATCGCCTCCGTCAACGCATTGAATCACTACAGGAGACGGTAGGGGAACTCCGAGAGAAAGAAGATACAGATTCAAAACTGGATACAGAGGCTGAAATCACCGCGTACCGAGAGTTCCTAGAAGACGAGGCAGTTCAAGACGCGATAAACGCTGCAAAGACAGATGCCTCCTCGCCACGGTATGTAGAAGGAGTTATTACCGCAATTATGGCTGAAAATCAGCCTGTCACATACGACGAAGTTGCCGACGAACTCGACATCAATTCTACCGGGCACGTAGCATCAGCAGTTAATGCACTCTACGAACGAGATATTGTGACGAAATCCAAGGATGGCCGCGTAAACAAAGTTGATCTCAATATCAACGAGCTGAACGAGATACGTGCCACTGCTCAGCGTCGTGCAACCTCGCAGGAACTGATGAGCAGTATCTAA
- a CDS encoding helix-turn-helix domain-containing protein, translating to MSEKQRTLENLLVDEQEISEEILHDLLADYIGIGKQSGDLIPQQPFRELTAKEKVVIVLLSQRARHELDMVETEWMTPTEISDQSGVKKGTIYPTVRELDNDGIVEDDDGSYRIPAHGLQEAREYIDGGGNNE from the coding sequence ATGTCCGAGAAACAGCGAACCCTCGAAAATCTGCTCGTAGACGAGCAGGAGATCAGTGAAGAGATCCTCCATGATCTCCTCGCTGATTACATCGGAATCGGCAAGCAAAGTGGCGACCTTATTCCACAACAACCCTTCCGAGAACTCACGGCAAAAGAAAAGGTTGTCATCGTGCTGCTTTCACAACGCGCACGGCACGAACTCGATATGGTCGAGACCGAGTGGATGACACCGACCGAAATCAGCGATCAGAGTGGTGTGAAGAAAGGTACGATATATCCGACGGTCCGTGAGCTCGATAACGATGGAATCGTCGAAGACGACGATGGAAGTTACCGAATCCCAGCTCACGGCCTTCAGGAAGCACGTGAATACATCGACGGAGGTGGGAACAATGAGTGA
- a CDS encoding DUF7718 family protein: MAGFDYTYEIQEYRQRTYQIGVRVDPSFNTVESFAVVLFFRRADGERVTVAKVDNAEHDEGRIHIDRHYREQGAETKDFDIDVTSWEEAEEYLLERWRRYADRYEETHGTSHVE, translated from the coding sequence ATGGCAGGATTCGATTATACCTACGAGATTCAGGAGTACAGACAGAGAACCTACCAGATAGGCGTTCGAGTGGACCCATCTTTCAACACCGTTGAATCGTTCGCTGTCGTTCTGTTCTTCCGCCGAGCCGACGGTGAACGTGTCACGGTGGCGAAGGTGGACAACGCCGAACACGACGAAGGGCGCATCCACATCGACCGCCACTACCGAGAGCAAGGTGCGGAAACCAAAGACTTCGACATCGACGTGACGTCGTGGGAAGAAGCCGAGGAGTACCTCCTCGAACGCTGGCGTCGGTATGCCGACCGCTATGAGGAGACCCACGGTACGTCCCACGTAGAGTAG
- a CDS encoding winged helix-turn-helix domain-containing protein: MADDATTPDDQPPPELVLDALDDPDCQSILRKTAEPMTATELTEACDIPRSTLYRKLDQLSDAALLREHDKINPDGGRTAYYQRNFENVNITIDQDDTFSVTIDHRQQGTDERLRDIWSKMGDEL; this comes from the coding sequence ATGGCGGATGATGCAACGACGCCGGACGACCAGCCGCCCCCGGAACTTGTCCTTGACGCGCTAGATGACCCCGATTGCCAATCAATACTCCGCAAAACCGCCGAGCCAATGACTGCTACCGAACTCACTGAAGCGTGTGACATTCCTCGTTCGACGCTGTACCGAAAGCTTGACCAACTCAGTGATGCCGCACTCCTGCGAGAACACGACAAGATAAACCCCGACGGTGGGCGAACGGCGTACTATCAGCGGAATTTTGAGAACGTGAACATCACGATTGACCAGGATGACACGTTTTCAGTGACAATCGACCACAGACAGCAAGGAACTGATGAGCGGCTTCGAGATATCTGGTCGAAGATGGGTGACGAACTATGA
- a CDS encoding DUF7541 family protein: MSDAGLSDAYPRASPWPPLVALALVTSEIGVVFGLRPVTIGGLLLFIGSVAGILTESQHVTRPLRVIAVLSTLAAVGGLLLLRYEASFRGVSLLIAGGIGITTGIVGRQLVRWRGVA, from the coding sequence ATGAGTGACGCCGGCTTGAGTGACGCCTATCCCCGCGCGAGCCCCTGGCCACCACTGGTAGCGCTCGCGCTCGTTACGTCCGAGATCGGTGTCGTGTTCGGACTACGACCGGTAACCATCGGCGGCCTGCTACTGTTTATTGGCTCTGTTGCAGGAATTCTCACAGAGTCCCAACACGTTACGCGACCACTTCGTGTGATTGCTGTGCTGAGTACACTCGCAGCGGTGGGCGGACTGCTTCTCCTTCGCTACGAAGCGAGCTTCCGCGGTGTTTCACTGTTGATAGCTGGTGGTATCGGCATTACAACCGGGATTGTTGGCCGTCAACTGGTTCGATGGCGAGGTGTCGCCTAA
- a CDS encoding HVO_A0114 family putative DNA-binding protein, whose translation MAETKPQITDQQRLRQQMARALTKGGMDDVHVVSHDTADAVLTDRRREIINTLKESSPESVRALARQLGRDKAAVSRDLRELAEHNIITYEEDGRAKRPILTQDHVVIEPIV comes from the coding sequence ATGGCAGAAACAAAACCCCAGATAACCGACCAGCAGCGCCTCCGCCAACAGATGGCCCGGGCACTCACAAAGGGTGGCATGGACGACGTCCACGTCGTCAGCCACGACACCGCAGACGCAGTCCTCACTGACCGGCGCCGCGAAATCATCAACACCCTCAAGGAGAGCTCCCCGGAGTCAGTCCGCGCTCTCGCTCGACAGCTCGGCCGCGACAAGGCTGCCGTCAGCCGCGACCTCCGTGAGCTAGCAGAGCATAACATCATCACCTACGAGGAAGACGGCCGGGCGAAGCGCCCTATCCTCACGCAGGACCACGTCGTCATCGAGCCAATCGTCTAA
- a CDS encoding integrase core domain-containing protein, with the protein MLRRRCRSMALLVLWSVREWLEQFMHYYNHHRPHQALDGKTPIEVVQN; encoded by the coding sequence ATACTTCGAAGACGGTGTCGGTCGATGGCACTGCTGGTTCTGTGGAGCGTTCGAGAGTGGCTTGAACAGTTTATGCATTACTACAACCACCACAGACCACACCAAGCTCTCGATGGAAAAACACCGATCGAGGTGGTCCAGAACTAG
- a CDS encoding DNA-binding protein produces the protein MSDLIVKAAVKDALSDHNVSADFYDALNEEVAELLDDAAERAEANDRKTVQPRDL, from the coding sequence ATGTCTGACCTCATCGTCAAAGCAGCCGTGAAGGACGCACTCTCGGACCACAACGTCTCGGCAGATTTCTACGACGCCCTCAACGAAGAGGTCGCCGAACTGCTCGACGACGCCGCAGAGCGTGCTGAGGCCAACGACCGGAAGACGGTCCAGCCCCGCGACCTGTAG
- a CDS encoding AAA-associated domain-containing protein produces the protein MTDRLYYPPDHTEEVLRKATSGASTIEDLADLLEYTPKTTSNKAHDPVVLGLIERDDYQLSVSEDARRVVQLEDTAPLKNAFIELPGVQEILDRIEKEPIDVEEVGRLISFNTDSNAAAESTFKNYGRVYAQWIDYLGLGSYSNGVVAAGSIENTPEKEGPLDNPRGANSPNVRPEKVFEILPLLAQVESREELRERAEYSEGEVSKIVSTCYGLGIAESTRNGPELTNRGKELQQESVGNRKRMLREALLELPLVQAYCERVPEDEFKNQEVMEQVSEDYLKGWSEVTIQTRAKRLYSWLLFTELFEEKSRGYLESTENLEVGKLAAP, from the coding sequence ATGACAGATCGCCTTTACTACCCTCCAGATCATACCGAGGAAGTTTTACGAAAAGCTACCAGTGGCGCATCTACAATTGAAGACCTTGCTGATTTGCTTGAATATACGCCAAAAACAACGTCAAACAAAGCGCATGATCCCGTAGTTCTCGGTTTAATTGAACGTGACGACTACCAACTCTCAGTATCGGAGGACGCACGAAGAGTTGTACAGCTGGAGGATACCGCCCCTCTAAAAAATGCCTTTATCGAACTTCCAGGAGTACAGGAAATTCTAGACCGGATAGAAAAAGAACCCATAGATGTAGAAGAAGTTGGACGTCTAATTAGTTTTAACACGGATTCAAACGCTGCAGCTGAAAGTACTTTCAAAAATTACGGTCGAGTTTATGCCCAATGGATAGATTATCTCGGTTTGGGGTCCTACTCAAATGGCGTGGTAGCAGCGGGGAGTATCGAGAACACTCCAGAGAAAGAGGGACCTCTGGACAATCCACGAGGAGCTAATAGTCCTAATGTCCGACCGGAGAAAGTATTCGAAATTCTTCCTCTGCTCGCCCAAGTGGAGTCACGTGAAGAACTCCGAGAACGAGCCGAATACTCCGAGGGAGAAGTCTCAAAAATTGTGTCGACCTGTTACGGGTTGGGAATCGCAGAGTCAACTCGTAATGGGCCGGAGCTAACTAATCGGGGTAAAGAGCTTCAGCAGGAGAGTGTGGGTAATCGGAAGCGGATGCTCCGGGAAGCCCTTTTAGAACTTCCTCTGGTTCAAGCCTATTGTGAGAGAGTGCCAGAGGATGAGTTCAAAAATCAAGAGGTTATGGAGCAGGTGTCAGAGGATTACCTCAAGGGTTGGAGTGAGGTGACGATCCAAACCCGTGCGAAAAGGCTCTATTCCTGGCTGTTATTCACAGAACTCTTTGAGGAGAAATCACGGGGATACTTGGAGTCGACGGAGAATCTCGAAGTGGGCAAGTTAGCTGCTCCGTAA
- a CDS encoding exodeoxyribonuclease VII large subunit, with protein MADAPDTERQAVEPDAREVLSVSQLNDRIASVVQDTPALNGVRCIGEVTDLHKNSTALYFTLTDGEAELPCMIWANRYREMDADLEDGTEVILEGDIDYWVEGGKIDLKPWEVIVVGDGDKAAAVERLRSELEERGWFGDDNH; from the coding sequence ATGGCGGACGCACCGGATACCGAACGGCAGGCGGTCGAACCCGATGCGAGAGAGGTCCTTAGCGTGTCACAGCTGAACGACCGGATCGCGTCGGTCGTCCAGGACACGCCTGCCCTCAACGGTGTCCGCTGTATCGGCGAGGTCACTGACCTCCACAAGAACAGTACGGCGCTCTACTTCACGCTCACCGACGGCGAGGCCGAGCTCCCCTGCATGATCTGGGCGAACCGTTACCGGGAGATGGACGCTGACCTCGAGGACGGGACCGAAGTCATCCTCGAGGGCGATATCGACTACTGGGTCGAAGGTGGGAAGATCGACCTCAAACCGTGGGAGGTGATCGTCGTCGGCGACGGCGACAAGGCTGCTGCAGTCGAGCGACTGCGAAGCGAACTCGAAGAGCGTGGCTGGTTCGGCGACGACAACCATTAG
- a CDS encoding HVO_A0114 family putative DNA-binding protein: MPGFEEPPSSVPDPNEFEREDADIDDRLEFRAAFSETLTKHGYPDTLVLARERAEEVFHDRRLEILDHLNEHNPDSVRALAQELDYDKGVVSRDLQELAQIDVIEYKETGRSKAPRLKHAHVVIEPVV, from the coding sequence ATGCCCGGATTTGAAGAACCGCCATCCTCGGTTCCCGACCCCAACGAGTTCGAACGCGAGGATGCGGACATCGACGACCGTCTGGAATTTCGTGCTGCGTTCTCGGAAACGCTGACGAAGCACGGTTATCCAGACACTCTCGTTCTCGCCCGAGAGCGAGCTGAAGAGGTATTTCACGACCGCCGTCTGGAGATCCTAGACCACCTGAACGAACACAATCCGGACTCAGTACGCGCCCTCGCACAGGAGCTGGACTACGACAAGGGCGTTGTGAGCCGTGATCTTCAGGAACTCGCGCAGATCGACGTCATCGAGTACAAGGAAACCGGTCGCTCGAAGGCCCCCCGCCTCAAGCACGCCCACGTTGTCATCGAACCCGTCGTCTGA
- a CDS encoding HNH endonuclease — protein MEKRSGLIGELNPPDIEVPEYQQVLRSRMVAISKLLSELTVIRRDFVREKTRQLSRENEDIPGSFSTGSLEIEVVSPHDRRRTDIDRELKKNVSDAVEKTSEYQNITREIDECIDEIDQLFEEIEREVCNDDLTARENLRRLYVLLGENVLSSRLADLADCSIGHVKRYEFNPEEGVTEYKEWAKERRDEQVRPRKKKKIIKRDGGCRKCSKEGVDELEVHHIIPVSQGGSDSEDNLAILCVDCHKTAHDSPGNGSVCYSNKEGFLKWIRKP, from the coding sequence ATGGAGAAGCGTTCCGGGTTAATTGGGGAATTAAATCCACCAGACATCGAAGTCCCCGAATATCAGCAAGTCCTTCGTAGTCGAATGGTTGCTATTTCTAAACTACTTTCCGAGCTAACCGTTATCCGACGTGATTTTGTCCGAGAAAAAACACGGCAATTGAGTCGTGAGAACGAGGATATTCCGGGCAGCTTCTCTACAGGGAGTCTCGAAATCGAGGTAGTTTCACCACATGATCGGCGACGAACCGACATTGATCGAGAATTAAAAAAGAACGTGTCTGACGCGGTTGAGAAGACTTCAGAATATCAAAATATCACAAGAGAAATCGATGAATGTATCGATGAGATAGACCAGCTTTTCGAAGAGATTGAGCGTGAGGTTTGCAATGATGACCTAACGGCTAGAGAAAATCTCCGACGGTTGTACGTACTTCTAGGAGAGAATGTGTTATCTAGCCGTCTAGCAGATTTAGCTGATTGTTCGATTGGTCACGTCAAACGATACGAGTTCAACCCAGAAGAGGGAGTAACCGAATATAAAGAATGGGCGAAAGAACGGCGAGACGAGCAGGTTCGTCCCCGAAAAAAGAAGAAAATTATCAAACGGGATGGTGGTTGCCGAAAGTGTTCTAAGGAAGGTGTTGACGAACTTGAGGTACATCATATTATTCCGGTCTCCCAGGGAGGGTCAGATAGCGAGGACAATTTAGCCATCTTATGCGTTGATTGTCATAAGACGGCTCATGATTCGCCGGGAAATGGGAGCGTTTGCTACTCAAATAAAGAGGGGTTCTTGAAATGGATTAGAAAACCCTGA